From one Amaranthus tricolor cultivar Red isolate AtriRed21 chromosome 17, ASM2621246v1, whole genome shotgun sequence genomic stretch:
- the LOC130804001 gene encoding probable aquaporin PIP1-4 has protein sequence MEGREEDVRLGANKYSEKQGLGTVAQDRDYKEPPPAPLFEPGELTSWSFYRAGIAEFIATFLFLYISILTVMGYSRASNKCQTVGVQGIAWAFGGMIFALVYCTAGISGGHINPAVTLGLFLARKLSLTRALFYMIMQCLGAICGAGVVKGFQPTPFQAGGGGANYIHAGYTKGDGLGAEIVGTFVLVYTVFSATDAKRSARDSHVPILAPLPIGFAVFLVHLATIPVTGTGINPARSLGTAIIYNRRLHSWDDHWVFWVGPFIGAALAALYHQVIIRAIPFKSK, from the exons ATGGAGGGAAGGGAAGAAGATGTTAGACTTGGAGCTAACAAATACTCAGAGAAACAAGGGTTAGGAACAGTAGCACAAGACAGAGATTACAAGGAACCACCACCAGCACCATTGTTTGAACCTGGTGAATTAACATCATGGTCATTTTACAGAGCAGGAATTGCAGAATTTATTGCAACCTTCTTGTTTCTTTACATCAGTATTTTGACTGTTATGGGTTATTCTCGTGCTTCCAATAAGTGTCAAACTGTTGGTGTTCAGGGTATTGCTTGGGCTTTTGGTGGAATGATCTTTGCCCTTGTTTACTGTACCGCTGGAATTTCTG GTGGACACATTAACCCAGCAGTGACATTAGGATTGTTCTTGGCAAGGAAATTGTCCTTGACAAGGGCACTTTTCTACATGATTATGCAATGTTTGGGTGCTATTTGTGGTGCTGGTGTAGTCAAGGGCTTCCAACCCACACCTTTCCAGGCTGGTGGCGGCGGGGCCAACTACATTCACGCCGGTTACACCAAGGGTGATGGTCTTGGAGCCGAGATTGTTGGCACTTTCGTCCTTGTTTACACCGTCTTCTCTGCCACTGACGCCAAGCGAAGCGCTAGGGACTCTCACGTTCCT ATCTTGGCTCCATTGCCAATTGGGTTCGCCGTTTTCTTGGTTCACTTGGCCACCATCCCTGTTACCGGCACTGGTATCAACCCTGCTAGGTCACTTGGAACTGCCATTATCTACAACAGGCGCCTTCACTCTTGGGATGACCAC TGGGTATTCTGGGTGGGACCCTTCATTGGAGCAGCACTAGCAGCACTATACCACCAAGTGATCATTAGGGCAATTCCCTTCAAGTCCAAGTGA